A stretch of the Gracilinanus agilis isolate LMUSP501 chromosome 4, AgileGrace, whole genome shotgun sequence genome encodes the following:
- the LOC123243892 gene encoding histone H3 isoform X2, with the protein MARTKQTARKSTGGKAPRKQLATKAARKSAPATGGVKKPHRYRPGTVALREIRRYQKSTELLIRKLPFQRLVREIAQDFKTDLRFQSSAVMALQEASEAYLVGLFEDTNLCAIHAKRVTIMPKDIQLARRIRGERA; encoded by the coding sequence ATGGCTCGTACTAAGCAAACTGCTCGAAAGTCTACTGGCGGCAAGGCTCCTCGCAAGCAGCTAGCTACTAAGGCAGCTCGTAAGAGCGCTCCCGCCACCGGCGGTGTGAAGAAGCCTCACCGCTACAGGCCCGGCACCGTGGCGCTGAGAGAAATTCGGCGCTACCAGAAGTCCACTGAACTGCTGATTCGCAAACTGCCCTTCCAGCGGCTGGTCCGCGAGATCGCGCAGGACTTCAAGACCGACCTGCGATTCCAGAGCTCGGCTGTGATGGCCTTGCAAGAGGCGAGTGAAGCTTATCTCGTAGGACTGTTTGAAGACACAAACCTCTGCGCCATCCATGCTAAGCGGGTAACCATTATGCCCAAGGATATCCAGCTGGCTCGCCGCATCCGCGGGGAGAGGGCTTAA
- the LOC123243897 gene encoding histone H2A type 1: protein MSGRGKQGGKARAKAKTRSSRAGLQFPVGRVHRLLRKGNYAERVGAGAPVYLAAVLEYLTAEILELAGNAARDNKKTRIIPRHLQLAIRNDEELNKLLGKVTIAQGGVLPNIQAVLLPKKTESHHKPKGK from the coding sequence ATGTCTGGACGAGGAAAGCAGGGAGGCAAAGCTCGCGCTAAGGCTAAGACTCGGTCATCTCGGGCAGGTCTTCAATTCCCGGTTGGTCGTGTCCATCGACTGCTCCGCAAAGGAAATTATGCCGAGCGGGTTGGTGCTGGTGCTCCGGTATACCTTGCAGCGGTGCTCGAGTACCTGACTGCCGAAATCTTGGAGCTGGCAGGCAATGCTGCTCGGGACAACAAGAAGACTCGTATTATTCCTCGCCATCTTCAGTTGGCTATCCGAAACGACGAGGAACTCAACAAGCTGCTGGGCAAGGTTACTATCGCCCAGGGTGGCGTCCTGCCTAACATCCAGGCGGTGCTGCTTCCCAAGAAGACCGAGAGTCACCACAAACCTAAGGGCAAGTAG
- the LOC123243900 gene encoding histone H2B type 2-E-like: MPEPAKSAPAPKKGSKKAVTKAQKKDGKKRKRNRKESYSIYVYKVLKQVHPDTGISSKAMGIMNSFVNDIFERIAGEASRLAHYNKRSTITSREIQTAVRLLLPGELAKHAVSEGTKAVTKYTSSK; the protein is encoded by the coding sequence ATGCCTGAGCCGGCTAAGTCTGCCCCTGCCCCGAAGAAGGGCTCCAAAAAGGCCGTAACCAAAGCCCAGAAGAAAGATGGCAAGAAGCGCAAGCGGAACCGCAAAGAGAGTTACTCTATCTATGTGTATAAGGTTTTAAAGCAGGTCCACCCGGACACTGGTATCTCATCCAAAGCCATGGGCATCATGAACTCGTTCGTCAACGACATCTTCGAGCGCATCGCTGGTGAGGCTTCCCGCCTGGCCCATTACAACAAACGCTCGACCATCACGTCCCGGGAGATCCAGACGGCCGTGCGCCTGCTGCTTCCCGGGGAGCTGGCCAAGCATGCCGTGTCTGAGGGCACCAAGGCCGTCACCAAATACACCAGCTCCAAGTAG